In Oceaniferula marina, the following proteins share a genomic window:
- the glmS gene encoding glutamine--fructose-6-phosphate transaminase (isomerizing): MCGIVGYTGKRAAMPVLISGLKKLEYRGYDSAGVALASNEEIFIRKQSGKVSGLSELIEQDEQLSRLNQAKSGIAHTRWATHGPPTTDNAHPHQGPKRKIALVHNGIIENHNALRDRLKAEGNSFSSQTDSEVLAHLIEHHYNGEDLLGAVTAALKEVEGTFGITCMAVDRPGVLIVARRGSPIVIGLGKDETIIASDASAIITHTRQAIYLDDDDIARIEGSQVDIRSLGAGTVTRTPAEIDWSPDAAEKGGYEHYMLKEVFEQPEAIRNTIRGRIDTTRGTAILSGLNLSPRELVDIRRLLVVGCGTSMNAGLIGEYAVEDFAGIPAEVEQAAEFRYRNPIVGSRDMVLAISQSGETADTLAAVREAVDKGSLVAALVNVVGSTIARETGRGIYLHAGPEISVASTKAFTSQVSVLLMVALKLARAHRLSRENGIQIARAIEAIPSLVEAVLANNDEIAKVAAEYAHYDNAFYIGRGYMYPVALEGALKLKEISYIHAEGYHSAELKHGPIALLEESMPVIALLNNGPGQDKSLGNVAECKARSAPVLGVITKGNEEARKACDHVIEIPECPHYTAVIPAAVALQLFAYHVARIRGCAIDQPRNLAKSVTVE, translated from the coding sequence ATGTGTGGAATCGTAGGATACACCGGCAAACGCGCCGCCATGCCCGTCCTGATCAGCGGCCTGAAAAAACTCGAATATCGCGGCTATGACTCCGCAGGAGTCGCTCTGGCAAGCAATGAAGAGATCTTTATCCGTAAACAAAGCGGAAAGGTCTCCGGGCTCAGCGAACTGATCGAACAAGACGAACAACTCAGCAGACTCAACCAAGCCAAGTCCGGCATCGCCCACACCCGCTGGGCAACGCATGGACCGCCAACAACCGACAATGCCCACCCTCACCAAGGGCCAAAGCGAAAAATTGCTCTCGTTCATAATGGCATCATCGAAAACCATAACGCCCTGCGCGATCGCTTGAAAGCGGAAGGCAACAGCTTCAGCTCCCAAACCGACTCCGAAGTGCTCGCCCACCTGATCGAACACCATTACAATGGTGAGGATCTACTCGGAGCGGTTACCGCGGCCTTAAAAGAAGTAGAGGGAACCTTCGGCATCACCTGCATGGCCGTCGATCGCCCCGGGGTTCTGATTGTCGCCCGAAGGGGCTCACCCATCGTCATCGGTCTGGGAAAAGATGAAACCATCATCGCATCGGATGCTTCCGCCATCATCACCCATACCCGCCAGGCCATCTATCTTGACGACGATGATATCGCCCGAATTGAAGGAAGTCAGGTAGATATCCGCAGCCTCGGTGCCGGCACTGTAACCCGCACGCCGGCAGAAATCGACTGGTCACCTGATGCCGCCGAAAAAGGTGGCTACGAGCACTACATGCTCAAGGAAGTCTTCGAACAACCCGAAGCCATCCGCAACACCATCCGTGGGCGGATCGATACCACCCGTGGAACCGCCATCCTTTCCGGCCTCAACCTCAGCCCCAGAGAGTTGGTCGACATCCGACGCCTTCTGGTGGTTGGCTGTGGCACCTCGATGAATGCCGGTCTCATCGGAGAATATGCCGTCGAGGACTTTGCCGGCATCCCGGCTGAGGTCGAACAAGCCGCCGAATTCCGCTACCGCAACCCAATCGTCGGCAGCCGGGACATGGTGCTCGCCATCAGCCAGTCAGGCGAAACGGCTGACACCCTGGCCGCAGTGCGCGAAGCCGTCGACAAAGGCTCCCTGGTCGCTGCTCTCGTCAACGTGGTCGGATCCACCATCGCCCGTGAAACGGGACGTGGAATTTACCTGCATGCCGGACCGGAAATCAGTGTGGCGTCAACCAAGGCCTTTACCAGCCAAGTCTCCGTCTTACTCATGGTGGCACTCAAACTTGCCCGCGCCCACCGGCTTTCCCGTGAGAACGGCATCCAAATCGCCCGAGCGATCGAAGCCATCCCCTCACTCGTTGAAGCCGTCTTGGCAAACAACGATGAAATTGCCAAGGTTGCAGCCGAATACGCCCACTACGATAATGCCTTCTACATCGGTCGTGGATACATGTACCCGGTCGCACTTGAGGGCGCCCTCAAGCTCAAAGAGATCTCCTACATTCACGCCGAAGGGTATCACTCTGCGGAACTCAAACATGGGCCAATAGCTCTGTTAGAAGAATCCATGCCTGTTATTGCGCTACTCAATAATGGCCCGGGGCAGGACAAGTCCTTGGGCAATGTTGCCGAATGCAAAGCCCGAAGCGCTCCAGTGTTGGGCGTGATTACCAAGGGCAATGAAGAAGCGCGCAAGGCATGTGACCATGTCATCGAAATCCCGGAATGCCCACATTACACCGCCGTCATTCCAGCGGCAGTTGCCCTTCAACTCTTCGCCTATCACGTCGCCCGGATCCGTGGCTGTGCCATCGACCAACCACGCAACCTCGCCAAGAGTGTGACGGTGGAATAA
- the glmM gene encoding phosphoglucosamine mutase, which yields MNTQLFGTDGIRGIANQWPITPEVALRIGRAVARVLDTNGHRRHKVVIGKDTRLSGYMLETAITSGLVSEGSTVLLTGPAPTPAVAHLTRSMSCDAGIMLTASHNPYQDNGIKIFGPDGYKLSDALELEIEKLILGEELPHPENDLGKAIRIDDAMGRYIEFTKNAVGANSLRGLKIVIDCANGAGYYVGPLIFEELGAEVIKLSTRPDGQNINENCGALHPENAAAAVKQHGAHVGICFDGDADRVIFCDETGSVVDGDRVLCLCAKALHAQGKLRGNTLVATVMSNLGLRDALSQDGITLETTGVGDRLVLERMREKGYNLGGENSGHIIYSDHATTGDGIMSALMLLAMMRESGSALSELADCMDIYPQVLLGLDVQEKPPIESIPEVHKAIQEAETRFADKGRVLVRYSGTERKIRVLTECSDAELAKTQAELIANAIQNTIGA from the coding sequence ATGAACACCCAACTCTTTGGAACCGACGGAATCCGGGGGATCGCCAACCAATGGCCGATCACACCGGAAGTAGCCCTCAGAATCGGACGCGCCGTCGCACGCGTCCTCGACACCAATGGCCACCGCCGCCACAAGGTGGTGATTGGAAAAGACACCCGACTCTCGGGATACATGCTTGAAACAGCGATCACCAGCGGACTGGTTTCCGAGGGCTCGACCGTCCTGCTTACTGGCCCCGCTCCCACCCCCGCGGTGGCCCACCTAACCCGCTCGATGAGCTGTGATGCCGGCATCATGCTCACCGCCTCCCACAACCCCTACCAAGACAATGGCATCAAGATTTTCGGCCCGGACGGATACAAACTCAGCGACGCCTTGGAACTGGAAATCGAAAAACTCATCCTCGGCGAAGAACTCCCCCATCCGGAAAACGATCTCGGCAAAGCGATCCGGATCGATGACGCCATGGGCCGCTACATTGAATTCACCAAAAATGCGGTCGGTGCCAACTCCCTGCGCGGGTTGAAAATCGTCATCGATTGCGCCAATGGTGCCGGCTACTACGTCGGCCCTCTGATTTTTGAAGAACTCGGAGCGGAAGTCATCAAACTATCGACCCGTCCGGACGGTCAGAACATCAACGAAAACTGCGGTGCCCTACATCCTGAAAATGCGGCAGCGGCCGTCAAACAGCACGGTGCCCATGTTGGCATCTGTTTCGATGGAGATGCCGACCGCGTGATCTTCTGTGATGAAACCGGATCCGTGGTCGATGGCGACCGCGTGCTTTGCCTCTGTGCCAAGGCCCTCCATGCCCAGGGCAAACTCAGAGGGAACACGCTGGTGGCGACGGTCATGAGCAACCTCGGCCTGCGTGATGCACTCAGCCAAGATGGCATCACTCTGGAAACAACCGGGGTCGGCGACCGACTTGTGTTAGAACGCATGCGCGAAAAAGGATACAATCTCGGTGGGGAAAATTCCGGCCATATCATCTACTCCGATCACGCCACCACCGGCGATGGCATCATGAGTGCACTGATGTTGCTGGCGATGATGCGCGAAAGCGGAAGCGCCTTATCCGAGTTAGCCGATTGTATGGACATCTATCCTCAGGTTCTGTTGGGGCTCGACGTTCAGGAAAAGCCACCGATCGAAAGTATTCCGGAGGTTCACAAAGCCATTCAAGAAGCTGAGACACGCTTCGCCGACAAAGGCCGCGTGCTGGTCCGCTACTCGGGAACCGAACGCAAAATTCGCGTGCTCACCGAGTGCTCAGACGCCGAACTTGCCAAGACTCAGGCTGAACTCATCGCCAATGCCATTCAAAACACCATCGGAGCCTAA
- a CDS encoding PEP-CTERM sorting domain-containing protein (PEP-CTERM proteins occur, often in large numbers, in the proteomes of bacteria that also encode an exosortase, a predicted intramembrane cysteine proteinase. The presence of a PEP-CTERM domain at a protein's C-terminus predicts cleavage within the sorting domain, followed by covalent anchoring to some some component of the (usually Gram-negative) cell surface. Many PEP-CTERM proteins exhibit an unusual sequence composition that includes large numbers of potential glycosylation sites. Expression of one such protein has been shown restore the ability of a bacterium to form floc, a type of biofilm.) — protein MMKTTSIAVFMALSCAASQAAQIAINFGTQRQGQPANTDGYVSAIGTVTSWDYQSVNDWSGDGTSFAADGATINIRHDAGGTYINSSTASDQSVFRGYLDDNGNDSQNDIHLTGISNWLTTVGATSYRMVILRSTDNATGFNPLTVTTGDVTGESGWLSSSTPSGGNTSDTSFAGVALGSQGAHTYESDVFTGDQDGIALTFTRNGTLRGSVAGIIIESVPEPSSISLLGLGGLSLLLRRRR, from the coding sequence ATGATGAAAACCACAAGTATCGCCGTGTTCATGGCATTGAGCTGTGCCGCTTCACAGGCCGCCCAAATCGCGATTAACTTCGGAACCCAACGGCAAGGGCAACCCGCCAACACAGACGGCTACGTCAGTGCGATCGGCACCGTCACCTCATGGGATTATCAAAGTGTCAACGACTGGTCTGGCGATGGCACAAGTTTTGCAGCCGACGGAGCAACGATCAACATCCGCCACGATGCCGGAGGAACTTACATCAATAGTAGCACAGCATCTGACCAGAGTGTCTTCCGCGGATACCTCGACGATAATGGAAACGACTCTCAAAACGATATTCACCTGACGGGCATCAGCAACTGGTTGACGACTGTGGGAGCGACAAGCTACCGCATGGTTATTCTCCGATCGACAGATAATGCCACTGGCTTCAACCCACTCACCGTCACTACGGGGGACGTCACCGGAGAAAGCGGTTGGCTCTCCTCAAGCACGCCGAGTGGAGGAAATACCAGTGACACCTCATTTGCGGGAGTCGCACTAGGAAGCCAAGGTGCCCACACCTACGAAAGTGACGTATTCACTGGCGACCAGGATGGTATCGCCCTGACCTTCACCAGAAATGGCACGCTCCGCGGTTCCGTTGCCGGCATCATCATCGAATCCGTGCCAGAACCCTCATCCATCAGCCTACTTGGGCTCGGAGGACTCAGCCTGCTTCTTCGCCGACGCAGGTAA
- the tsaA gene encoding tRNA (N6-threonylcarbamoyladenosine(37)-N6)-methyltransferase TrmO, whose translation MKLEAIAHVRTCYGEKFGVPRQSGIVDEAWGELIFTPEFRDPDALRGLEDFSHLWLVFLFHQAIRTDWKPTVRPPRLGGNKRVGVFASRSPFRPNPIGLSVVRLESIDTTHPEGPMIKLRGVDLVDGTPIIDIKPYIPYADALPEAAAGFAPHAPEKLSVHWINNADQGLSDTSRAVIEATIAIDPRPAYQDDASRTYGCLIDGYNIQWKVRDKQIHILSCQG comes from the coding sequence ATGAAGCTTGAGGCCATCGCCCACGTCCGCACCTGTTACGGTGAAAAATTCGGTGTCCCGAGACAATCGGGCATCGTGGACGAGGCATGGGGCGAACTGATCTTCACCCCGGAATTTCGCGATCCGGACGCCCTTCGCGGCCTCGAAGATTTTTCCCACCTCTGGCTGGTGTTCCTCTTCCATCAAGCGATACGCACAGACTGGAAACCGACTGTGCGCCCGCCTCGGCTCGGTGGCAACAAGCGGGTTGGTGTTTTTGCCTCCCGCTCCCCCTTCCGCCCCAACCCGATCGGGCTATCGGTCGTTCGACTCGAAAGTATCGATACCACCCACCCCGAGGGCCCGATGATCAAACTACGCGGCGTCGACCTCGTGGATGGAACCCCCATCATCGACATCAAACCCTACATTCCCTACGCTGATGCCCTGCCCGAGGCCGCAGCTGGGTTTGCTCCACATGCCCCGGAGAAGCTCAGCGTCCATTGGATCAATAATGCCGATCAGGGGCTGAGTGATACAAGCCGTGCGGTTATCGAAGCCACCATCGCCATCGACCCCCGCCCCGCCTACCAAGATGATGCATCAAGAACCTATGGATGCCTGATTGATGGATATAACATCCAATGGAAAGTGCGGGACAAACAAATCCACATCCTTTCGTGCCAAGGCTAA
- a CDS encoding metal ABC transporter permease: MPSPTNQRLNPISVTDFFQTLDTLFFQRALLAAAVIGFTNGFFSGFVLLQRSALSIGALSHTMLPGIATVVLITGVLSQLGAFVGALFAALIVGLGSVAVARGSRIPQGTALAIFFTTAFAAGIIIQRHTGTAAELENWLFGNILAVSNSDLWTFLIIATVTLTLSTLFMRPLLITLFEPHVAAAQGVKVRSMQYLLFGLLILALVASFQALGSVLSIGLLVAPAAIVSLFTNKTSWLFWGGGIIGSLGSVIAILLSAAAETPTGPSIVIVLGCIFILACIFSPRYGLRRRKAISLRPTRHHQS; encoded by the coding sequence TTGCCTTCACCAACTAATCAACGACTCAACCCGATATCTGTGACCGATTTTTTCCAAACTCTCGACACCCTCTTCTTCCAGCGCGCTTTGCTGGCAGCTGCGGTGATCGGTTTTACCAATGGATTTTTCAGCGGCTTTGTTCTACTCCAACGCAGCGCCCTATCCATCGGAGCGCTCTCACACACCATGCTTCCGGGGATTGCGACGGTTGTGCTGATCACCGGGGTATTGAGCCAGTTAGGGGCTTTTGTTGGAGCTTTGTTCGCTGCCCTCATTGTTGGTCTGGGGTCTGTTGCGGTTGCCCGAGGTAGCCGTATCCCCCAAGGCACAGCCCTCGCCATTTTTTTTACCACCGCCTTTGCTGCCGGCATCATTATCCAACGCCACACAGGAACCGCGGCAGAACTGGAAAACTGGCTATTTGGCAACATTCTGGCGGTCAGCAATAGCGACCTCTGGACTTTTCTGATCATTGCCACCGTGACCCTGACACTCTCCACTCTCTTTATGCGCCCGCTCTTGATCACCTTGTTTGAGCCCCACGTCGCCGCAGCCCAAGGGGTGAAGGTTAGATCCATGCAATACCTACTCTTCGGCCTGCTGATTTTAGCCTTGGTCGCCAGCTTCCAAGCTCTGGGCAGTGTCTTGTCCATCGGACTCCTGGTAGCCCCGGCTGCCATCGTCTCCCTGTTCACGAACAAAACCTCCTGGCTCTTCTGGGGAGGCGGCATCATCGGCAGTCTCGGATCCGTCATCGCCATCCTTCTATCCGCAGCAGCGGAAACCCCAACCGGCCCTAGCATCGTCATCGTGTTAGGTTGCATCTTCATTCTCGCCTGCATCTTCAGCCCTCGCTACGGACTCCGACGCAGGAAAGCTATTTCCCTCCGCCCCACTCGACACCATCAATCGTAA
- a CDS encoding metal ABC transporter ATP-binding protein, protein MSDCQHSTKGDCPHQHHHHHELVIEGLCVSYHKTPALREIELATSCGNSVALVGPNGAGKSTLLKAIAGLQRKDKGSILWRNEPIQRWSREFAYLPQSEEVNWDFPITVRGMVEMGRYPHLGPWKRYSAHDDEVVERALALMRLEPLQDRQIRELSGGQQQRAFLARSIAQEAHVLLLDEPFTGLDRDHSAQLSDLLRNITHEGRLVIASHHDLNTAADIFDHTLLINQEVIAYGPTATTLSEANLNLAFTN, encoded by the coding sequence ATGAGCGATTGCCAACACAGCACCAAGGGCGACTGTCCTCACCAGCACCATCACCACCACGAACTGGTGATTGAGGGGCTCTGTGTCAGCTATCACAAAACCCCGGCACTGCGAGAAATCGAACTCGCCACATCCTGCGGCAACAGCGTGGCCTTGGTCGGGCCAAACGGAGCAGGAAAAAGCACCTTGCTCAAAGCCATTGCCGGACTGCAACGCAAAGACAAGGGCTCGATCCTCTGGCGTAATGAACCCATCCAACGCTGGAGCCGCGAGTTTGCCTACCTCCCCCAAAGCGAAGAGGTCAACTGGGATTTCCCCATCACTGTGCGCGGCATGGTGGAAATGGGCCGCTATCCTCACCTTGGACCATGGAAACGTTACAGCGCTCACGATGACGAGGTCGTCGAACGAGCCCTCGCTCTGATGCGACTGGAACCCTTGCAGGATCGCCAAATCAGAGAGCTTTCCGGCGGCCAACAACAACGAGCCTTCCTCGCACGCTCCATCGCCCAGGAAGCTCATGTGCTGCTTCTCGACGAGCCATTCACCGGACTTGATCGGGACCACTCGGCCCAACTCTCAGACTTACTGCGCAACATCACCCATGAAGGTCGCCTGGTTATTGCCTCGCATCATGACCTCAACACCGCAGCTGACATTTTTGATCACACGCTACTGATCAACCAAGAGGTCATCGCTTACGGCCCGACAGCCACCACGCTGAGTGAAGCCAATCTGAACCTTGCCTTCACCAACTAA
- a CDS encoding metal ABC transporter substrate-binding protein, translating into MQQRHHRLVTLFSFLCLATASAQTKVVALHPLMADLAKQVGGEHVEVVSLMRAGDDPHHFTPSPTMLNQARGASLYLASGMGLETYLDKLRDTLGNSATILEVGNTLPARTNSGDAHQHDHEHGEHCNHGPTDPHWWHRVSNMQRAADHLARTLSKLDPAHAQDFQANAKAYRKELAQLHSWIRRELIRIPKEKRKLATAHDSFGYFCDEYGMQSLAVQGINKSSAPTAKELAEIINTIRTKNIPAVFPEQRSNPKALKTLSKETGIRIGGTLIADGSESYTKMMRHNVNTITKALVE; encoded by the coding sequence ATGCAGCAACGACATCATCGACTCGTCACGCTCTTCAGTTTTCTCTGTCTGGCTACAGCATCTGCGCAGACCAAGGTGGTAGCCTTACACCCGCTGATGGCGGATTTGGCGAAACAGGTCGGGGGAGAGCACGTGGAAGTGGTCTCACTGATGCGTGCCGGTGACGACCCGCATCACTTCACTCCCAGCCCGACGATGCTGAATCAGGCCCGGGGAGCTTCCCTGTATCTGGCAAGTGGTATGGGACTGGAAACCTATCTCGACAAGCTACGGGACACCCTCGGCAACTCGGCAACGATTCTCGAAGTTGGCAATACGCTCCCGGCAAGAACCAACAGCGGTGACGCCCACCAGCACGACCATGAGCATGGCGAGCATTGCAACCATGGCCCGACCGATCCACACTGGTGGCACCGGGTATCCAACATGCAACGGGCTGCCGATCATCTGGCACGGACATTGAGCAAATTGGACCCGGCGCACGCGCAGGATTTTCAAGCCAACGCCAAAGCTTACCGTAAAGAGCTGGCCCAGCTCCACTCATGGATCCGGCGCGAGCTGATCCGGATCCCCAAAGAGAAACGGAAGCTGGCAACCGCCCACGATTCTTTTGGCTATTTCTGTGATGAATACGGTATGCAGTCACTTGCTGTGCAAGGCATCAATAAAAGCAGCGCTCCCACGGCCAAGGAACTCGCGGAAATCATCAACACCATCCGGACAAAAAACATCCCTGCGGTTTTTCCCGAACAGCGATCAAATCCCAAGGCCTTGAAGACTCTCAGCAAGGAAACCGGCATCCGCATCGGAGGAACCCTGATCGCCGATGGAAGCGAGTCCTATACCAAAATGATGCGGCACAACGTCAACACCATCACCAAGGCCCTCGTGGAATAA
- a CDS encoding DMT family transporter, translating into MTITARTLPFAVLTCALLWGSAFPGIKAIYAEWERVGVEPTLANRMLLAGIRFMAGGMILLLLAKQPWKEWKQTDKASLFWFAATQTGIQYLLFYSALAISSAVMGGLLVATGSFWWLLLAPIILKTPWPSKSQWLLIALGACGVLFAVYRPGAGSGNPALGALLFCCSTLSGSIGVIILQRILPSMGARAATGFGLSIGGAMLACCGFAAWPELASLFPPKVIWLTVYLALVSATGFGLWNHLTQLFPVNLLAGYRFLIPVCAVSLSSLLVAGESPGIGIYIGGSVVIAAVVGLQRLQINQAKGPKPSKTN; encoded by the coding sequence ATGACCATCACCGCACGCACGCTCCCCTTCGCGGTGTTGACCTGTGCCCTGCTCTGGGGAAGTGCCTTCCCCGGGATCAAAGCCATTTATGCCGAATGGGAGCGGGTTGGTGTGGAACCCACGCTGGCCAACCGTATGCTCCTTGCAGGTATTCGCTTTATGGCAGGGGGGATGATTCTCCTGCTTCTCGCCAAGCAACCATGGAAGGAATGGAAACAGACCGATAAAGCCAGCTTGTTCTGGTTCGCCGCCACCCAAACGGGAATCCAGTACTTACTTTTCTACTCCGCGCTCGCCATCTCCAGTGCAGTGATGGGCGGACTTCTGGTCGCCACCGGCAGCTTCTGGTGGCTGCTGCTCGCTCCGATCATCCTCAAAACCCCTTGGCCCAGCAAATCACAGTGGCTCTTGATCGCTCTGGGTGCCTGCGGTGTTCTCTTCGCCGTTTACCGTCCTGGAGCCGGCAGCGGCAACCCGGCCCTCGGAGCCCTGCTCTTCTGCTGCTCCACCCTCAGTGGATCCATCGGCGTGATCATCCTGCAACGTATCCTCCCCAGTATGGGGGCCAGAGCCGCTACCGGCTTCGGCCTCTCCATCGGAGGGGCCATGCTCGCTTGTTGCGGTTTCGCCGCCTGGCCGGAACTCGCCTCTCTCTTTCCACCCAAAGTCATCTGGCTCACCGTCTATCTGGCCCTCGTCTCCGCCACAGGCTTCGGGCTTTGGAACCACCTGACCCAGCTATTCCCAGTCAACCTGCTCGCCGGCTACCGCTTTCTCATCCCGGTCTGTGCCGTCAGCTTGTCCTCGCTTCTGGTCGCCGGAGAATCCCCGGGCATCGGTATCTATATCGGAGGCTCGGTTGTCATCGCGGCCGTTGTCGGCCTGCAACGACTACAGATCAACCAAGCCAAAGGGCCAAAACCAAGCAAAACCAATTAA
- the sstT gene encoding serine/threonine transporter SstT: protein MKRPFHFFWSDLSLVKRIIIGLLAGILLGVTLPDTLAPVAVLGTLFVGALKAVAPILVFFLVMSAISQHEEHHQSNMKGVVMLYLGGTFLAGLVAVAGSFLFPVTITLSTGSQDITPPESIVEILRNLLMNLVDNPVNALANANYIGILMWAVLIGIALRKAPATTKTVVNDFANALSKIVHWVINLAPFGIMGLVFAVVAEQGLESLREYGQLLGLLLGCMAFMALVVNPLIAWLMIRKNPYPLVFKCLRQSGITAFFTRSSAANIPINMELCEELKLDKDMYSVSIPLGATINMAGAAITISVLTLAAVNTLGIEITFGSALILSLLAAVSACGASGVAGGSLLLIPMAASQFGIPNEVAMQVVAVGFVIGVVQDSVETALNSSTDALFTAVAEFSLWRKQGKDISIS from the coding sequence ATGAAAAGACCCTTTCACTTTTTCTGGTCCGACCTCAGCTTAGTCAAGCGGATCATCATCGGCCTGCTGGCCGGGATTCTACTCGGGGTGACCCTTCCCGATACCCTGGCACCCGTCGCGGTGCTGGGAACCCTCTTTGTCGGAGCGCTCAAGGCGGTGGCTCCGATCCTGGTGTTTTTTCTGGTAATGTCTGCCATTTCCCAACATGAGGAACATCATCAATCCAACATGAAAGGTGTCGTGATGCTCTACCTCGGTGGCACGTTCCTCGCCGGACTGGTGGCAGTCGCAGGTAGTTTTTTGTTTCCCGTCACCATCACCTTGTCCACAGGAAGCCAGGACATCACTCCGCCCGAAAGCATTGTCGAGATCCTCAGAAACCTACTGATGAATCTGGTCGACAACCCCGTCAATGCTCTGGCCAATGCTAACTACATCGGAATATTGATGTGGGCCGTGTTGATAGGGATTGCTCTTCGCAAGGCTCCAGCCACGACCAAAACCGTGGTCAATGATTTTGCGAATGCCCTTTCCAAAATTGTACATTGGGTCATCAACCTCGCCCCGTTTGGCATCATGGGCTTGGTCTTTGCCGTGGTCGCCGAACAAGGCCTCGAATCACTGAGGGAATACGGCCAACTGCTCGGACTCCTGCTCGGCTGCATGGCATTCATGGCTCTGGTCGTCAACCCCCTGATCGCCTGGCTGATGATTCGCAAAAACCCCTACCCACTGGTATTCAAATGCCTGCGCCAAAGTGGGATCACTGCCTTTTTCACCCGCAGCTCGGCCGCCAATATCCCAATCAACATGGAACTCTGCGAAGAGCTGAAACTCGACAAAGATATGTATTCGGTCTCGATCCCACTCGGTGCCACCATCAATATGGCTGGGGCTGCGATCACCATCTCGGTCCTCACGCTCGCAGCCGTTAACACCCTCGGTATCGAGATCACCTTCGGTTCCGCCCTGATCCTCAGCCTGCTCGCCGCCGTCAGTGCCTGTGGAGCCTCGGGAGTCGCCGGAGGATCCCTGCTACTCATCCCCATGGCCGCCAGCCAGTTTGGCATCCCCAACGAGGTGGCGATGCAGGTTGTCGCTGTCGGTTTTGTGATTGGCGTCGTGCAAGACTCTGTGGAAACAGCCCTGAACTCCTCAACCGATGCTCTGTTTACGGCTGTCGCCGAGTTTTCCCTGTGGCGCAAGCAGGGAAAAGACATCTCCATTTCCTAA
- the xerA gene encoding site-specific tyrosine recombinase/integron integrase: MSDEVAGFLEFMRVERNASERTLRNYSHALNTYQDWRGDAFVSWREATADEFRLYLFELMKQELSRATIRLRFAALRSFYKYMVHRRGLGVSPLAEVQLPKQERKLPVVLNLSQMEQLLEMPMKLDPGPRAKPWQAQRDTAVMELFYSSGLRVSELVALDVSDVDFISETLRVVGKGNKERLVPVGTHAMKAIQQYRHAAGVNDAALFRNKSMKRISARSVQMLLKKYLAASDIGFEVTPHKLRHTFATHLLDHGADLRSVQTLLGHASLSTTQIYTHVSKERMREAYDAAHPRAGED; this comes from the coding sequence GTGAGTGACGAGGTAGCAGGTTTTTTGGAATTTATGCGGGTCGAGAGAAATGCGTCTGAGCGGACATTACGCAACTACAGTCACGCCTTGAATACATACCAGGATTGGCGGGGTGATGCCTTTGTTTCGTGGCGCGAAGCCACGGCGGATGAGTTCCGTTTGTATTTGTTTGAGTTGATGAAGCAGGAGCTTTCCCGTGCCACGATCCGTCTTCGTTTTGCCGCGTTGCGCTCGTTTTATAAGTACATGGTGCATCGTCGGGGGCTGGGTGTTAGTCCGTTGGCCGAGGTTCAGTTGCCGAAGCAGGAACGGAAGCTGCCGGTGGTGTTGAACCTGTCGCAGATGGAGCAGCTGCTGGAGATGCCCATGAAGTTAGATCCCGGGCCGAGAGCAAAACCCTGGCAAGCTCAGCGTGACACGGCGGTGATGGAATTGTTTTATTCCAGTGGTTTGCGGGTGTCCGAGCTCGTGGCTCTTGATGTATCCGATGTTGATTTTATTTCGGAAACCCTCCGGGTTGTGGGTAAAGGCAATAAGGAGAGGTTGGTCCCGGTCGGGACACATGCGATGAAGGCGATCCAGCAATACCGGCATGCTGCGGGGGTGAACGATGCGGCTTTATTTCGAAACAAAAGTATGAAACGGATCTCAGCGCGGTCGGTGCAGATGTTGCTGAAAAAATACTTGGCAGCATCCGATATTGGCTTTGAGGTAACGCCCCATAAATTGCGCCATACCTTTGCTACCCATCTCTTGGACCATGGTGCGGATTTGCGCAGCGTGCAGACCTTGCTCGGGCATGCGTCACTTTCAACCACCCAGATTTACACCCATGTGAGCAAGGAGCGTATGCGTGAAGCTTACGATGCCGCCCACCCTCGTGCAGGAGAGGATTGA